One stretch of Candidatus Nezhaarchaeota archaeon DNA includes these proteins:
- a CDS encoding nucleotidyltransferase domain-containing protein, translating into MYAVANRIPMDLLLLLKEFAERARGFLSDVEVYLFGSYARGNWLSDSDVDLIVVSDGFRGLDPGQRYVLVRKLLPPNKGFEILTYTREEFEDAKKRSIVIQDAAEYWVRIT; encoded by the coding sequence GTGTACGCTGTGGCCAACCGTATACCCATGGACCTGCTCCTGCTCCTCAAGGAGTTTGCGGAGAGGGCTAGAGGCTTCCTCAGCGACGTCGAGGTTTACTTGTTTGGCAGCTATGCTAGAGGCAATTGGCTTTCGGACAGCGACGTAGACCTCATAGTCGTCTCAGACGGCTTTAGGGGCCTTGACCCCGGCCAAAGGTACGTGCTCGTGAGGAAGCTCCTGCCCCCTAACAAGGGCTTTGAGATACTGACCTATACACGTGAGGAGTTTGAGGACGCTAAGAAGAGGAGCATTGTTATACAAGACGCGGCTGAATACTGGGTTAGGATAACGTGA
- a CDS encoding HEPN domain-containing protein has translation MRGEALDWLEGATVDLEEAKEACSRRSNHLAVFLAHQAVEKALKAYIIGFKRLRPPRTHDLVELVTLSELQLNSDEAEGIAELSPYYMIARYPNAGLRKPWREITAGTARRFVALAEKIVEKVKAPFQPEGTYS, from the coding sequence TTGAGGGGAGAAGCGCTAGACTGGCTTGAAGGCGCCACTGTAGACCTAGAAGAAGCTAAAGAGGCGTGCTCGCGTAGAAGCAATCATTTAGCAGTCTTCTTAGCGCATCAAGCAGTCGAGAAGGCGTTAAAGGCCTACATCATAGGCTTCAAGAGGCTTAGGCCTCCGAGGACGCACGACCTAGTCGAGCTAGTCACGCTCTCAGAGCTACAATTAAATAGCGACGAAGCCGAGGGCATTGCTGAGCTTTCACCATACTACATGATCGCTAGGTACCCGAACGCTGGGCTTAGAAAGCCGTGGAGAGAAATAACGGCAGGGACAGCGCGGAGGTTTGTGGCTCTAGCTGAGAAGATTGTTGAGAAGGTCAAAGCCCCCTTTCAACCAGAAGGCACCTATAGCTAA